Within Synechococcus sp. NB0720_010, the genomic segment TGAGCTTTAGGTTGGAAGCCGAGATCAGTGTGTGTTCGTCAATGAGGAATGCGACTGAGCGTTCATTCTCGATCGATCGAGTGATATCGGCGATTTGTTCCTCGTGTGGCCATGTGCCTCTGCGTTTGTCAATGATGTCGATCTTTTTTGATTGAGAGAGTGCGTCGCAGAGTTGCTCCGCTCCGCTGGAGTCGGTGCGATTCAGGCTGTCTCTGATCACAATGAGCCTTGCGCCATGGCCCTTGTTCAGTGTTCTTCCTCTCGAGGCCTCGCGTGCGATTGAGGCCAGCATTCTTTTGCAGAGTCTCGGTGATTGATCCAGTAATTGGTTGAACGCGTCGCTGTCAATGGAAGCAAGAGTGCTCTCCGTTGTGGCGATCGCGGTTGCTGATCTCGCATTGCCGCAGAGCATTGCGTATGTTCCAAAGAGGCTTCCTTTTGAAGCCCTGTGAAATGGCGTTTTCGTTCGTGAGTTGGATAATTCATAAAGGCTGATAATGCCTTCCAGTACGACATAGGCTTTTCCGCCTGTGTCGCCCTGTTGAAAGATCAACTCATCGGGTTCGAAATGCTCGACTTTGAACAGTTCGCCTTTGATGTCGGACGGATCAATGCAGTCAAAGAACGGTGAGATACTGACCAGCTTCTCGATGATTCTCATGCGGGTCAGGCTTGGCCTTCTGCCTACCGTATGAAGGCAGTCGTGGCTCGTCAAGGAGAGCGCCTTACAGTCTGCTGGTCCTCGCGAAAGATTCCGTTTAGAGATTGTGTGAGGTTGGTGAGTCTATGCGCTCTATCTGTGTCGGCCTCACCTCTGATTGCTGTTAATAGCAACTAACTCAAGAGCGGGAAGTGAAGCCATGCGGGTGCTGCCATGTCTCCAATGTTGACGACAATGCGCATGAGCCAGTAGGCAAGCAAACCGACGGCGAAGCTCCCCAGGGGCCAGGCCGGGATCCCCCGCGGCAGCAGGCGCCTTTGGCGGATCGAGAACACGGACCAAGCCAGTAGGGCCCCCGCCACCACTGGGCCAAAAGCATGGAGCTGCAGGGCCCCATCAAGATTGCCGGTCAAGCTGGCGGCGGTGGCGCGGGTCAGATAGCAGGTCGGGCAGGGAACGCCCGTGAGTGCCCGCAGCGGACAGCTCCAGCCGGGCAGGCCCGGGTGCAGGCCCTTCAGCCAGAGCGCGCCGGTGAGTCCGGCAGGCAGCAGATAGCCGCTGAGTTGAATCCGTTGAAGAAACCGATTAGCGGTCAACCGAGCCCATGATCACGTCGATCGAGCCCAGGATCGCCATGATGTCTGCCACTTTGGCCCCCTTGAGGATGTGGGGAAGGATCTGCAGGTTGGTGAAGTCGGCCGCGCGGATCTTGAAGCGCCAGGGGGTCACATCGTTGTTGCCCTGCAGGAAAACACCGATCTCTCCCTTGCCTGATTCCAGACGGGTGTAGAGCTCGCCGTTGGGGATTTTGAAGGTGGGCGCCACTTTCTTGGCCACGATCTGATAGTCGAAGCCAGCGAATTCACTGCCCTTGCCCTCGGCCATGCGGCGGGCTTCCAGGTTTTCGGTCGGGCCGCCCGGGATCATTTCGCAGGCCTGCCTCAGGATCTTGAGGGACTGGCGCATCTCCTCGATGCGCACGCGGTAGCGGGCGAAGCAGTCGCCTTCCTTCTCCCAGGCCACGTTCCAGTCGAAGTCGTCGTAGCACTCGTAGTGGTCGACCTTGCGCAGGTCCCAGGGCACCCCGGAGGCGCGCAGCATTGGGCCCGACAGGCTCCAGTTGATCGCCTGCTCGCGGGTGATCGTGCCGAGACCCTCAATCCGCTTGCGGAAGATCGGGTTGTTGGTGATCAGCTTTTCGTATTCATCAATCTTGGGGCCGAACCAGTCGCAGAAGTCCAGGCACTTGTCCAGCCAGCCGTAGGGCAGGTCTGCGGCTACACCACCAATACGGAAGTAGTTGTTGTTGATCAGACGCTGACCGGTGGCTGCTTCCCAGAGGTCGTAGATCATCTCCCGCTCGCGGAAGATGTAGAAGAACGGCGTCTGGGCGCCCACGTCCGCAAGAAAGGGGCCAAGCCAGAGCAGGTGGTTGGCGATGCGGTTGAGCTCAAGCATCAACACGCGGATGTAGCTGGCCCGCTTGGGCACCGGCACGTCGGCCAGGCGCTCCGGGGCGTTGACCACGATCGCCTCGTAGAACATTCCGGCCGCATAGTCCATGCGGCTGACGTAGGGCACGAACATCACGTTCGTGCGGTTCTCGGCAATCTTTTCCATGCCGCGGTGGAGGTAGCCGATGACCGGCTCGCAATCCACCACGTCCTCCCCATCGAGGGTCACCACAAGCCGCAACACCCCGTGCATCGAGGGGTGGTGGGGCCCGAAGTTGACCACCATCGGCTCCGTGCGCGTTTCCAGCTGCGTCATGGGGCCGAGGAAGAGGGCTCGCTGGCGGGATCTTAGGAAGGAAGGGCCCGTTGCTTACACCTCCGCTGGGACAGGCCTTTGATCACGTGCCTGTGCTGGCCGCGCAGGTCTTGGCCAGTTTCACTGCGCTGGAACCCCTTTTGCAGGAGCGCGGTGGTGGCCTGCTGATCGATTGCACCCTCGGCGGGGGCGGCCACAGCGCCCTGTTGCTCGAGGCGCACCCCAGCTTGAGGCTCGTGGGCTTGGACCAGGACCCCACGGCTCGCCAGGCTGCGGCGGAGCGCCTGGAGCCCTTTGGAGACCGGGTCAGCATCGTCGCGACCAACTTTGCGGACTACCAGCCCCAGGAGCCGGCCCTGGTGGTCATGGCGGACCTGGGGGTGAGCAGCCCCCAGTTGGATGTGGCGGAGCGGGGCTTCAGCTTTCGCCAGGACGGTCCCCTGGACATGCGCATGAACCCGCAGGCCGGTGAGACCGCGGCGGAGCTCATCGAGCGCCTAGAGGAGACGGAACTGGCGGATTTGATCTACGCCTATGGAGAGGAGCGGCTCTCCCGCCGCATCGCCCGCAAGATCAAGCAGCACCTCGCTGAACAGGGGCCCTTCGCCGGCACCGATGCCCTGGCCTACCTGGTGGCGGG encodes:
- a CDS encoding DUF2752 domain-containing protein, with product MTANRFLQRIQLSGYLLPAGLTGALWLKGLHPGLPGWSCPLRALTGVPCPTCYLTRATAASLTGNLDGALQLHAFGPVVAGALLAWSVFSIRQRRLLPRGIPAWPLGSFAVGLLAYWLMRIVVNIGDMAAPAWLHFPLLS
- a CDS encoding NAD(P)H-quinone oxidoreductase subunit H, whose protein sequence is MTQLETRTEPMVVNFGPHHPSMHGVLRLVVTLDGEDVVDCEPVIGYLHRGMEKIAENRTNVMFVPYVSRMDYAAGMFYEAIVVNAPERLADVPVPKRASYIRVLMLELNRIANHLLWLGPFLADVGAQTPFFYIFREREMIYDLWEAATGQRLINNNYFRIGGVAADLPYGWLDKCLDFCDWFGPKIDEYEKLITNNPIFRKRIEGLGTITREQAINWSLSGPMLRASGVPWDLRKVDHYECYDDFDWNVAWEKEGDCFARYRVRIEEMRQSLKILRQACEMIPGGPTENLEARRMAEGKGSEFAGFDYQIVAKKVAPTFKIPNGELYTRLESGKGEIGVFLQGNNDVTPWRFKIRAADFTNLQILPHILKGAKVADIMAILGSIDVIMGSVDR
- the rsmH gene encoding 16S rRNA (cytosine(1402)-N(4))-methyltransferase RsmH encodes the protein MAAQVLASFTALEPLLQERGGGLLIDCTLGGGGHSALLLEAHPSLRLVGLDQDPTARQAAAERLEPFGDRVSIVATNFADYQPQEPALVVMADLGVSSPQLDVAERGFSFRQDGPLDMRMNPQAGETAAELIERLEETELADLIYAYGEERLSRRIARKIKQHLAEQGPFAGTDALAYLVAGCYAPKARRGRIHPATRSFQALRIAVNDELGALDRLLQQAPDWLEPGGLMGVISFHSLEDRRVKTAFSSDERLQRVTRKPETAGEEEQSSNPRSRSAKWRVARRRDLS